The Rhopalosiphum maidis isolate BTI-1 chromosome 1, ASM367621v3, whole genome shotgun sequence genome has a segment encoding these proteins:
- the LOC113549511 gene encoding coiled-coil domain-containing protein 173-like — MEIVYVGHRNPSNRALLISNKEWKRLGKILTKKMDEEESVEASKRLKEMRRETSKKMVDGWDNTELNKTKKLLEQKRKALSELEVKRQQRDEEMKREALDARNRIIEKACKLKFEERDATKTFYRALLHSEVFKERAIQLKFNAAEREKRMRKDFETAQEQNKEAERYRKHRADEKQKSSELKKSKAKILLKELKDRGDKRNEEQIASRESGKVELQKIAEEIEEAREKAAAEARVAKEKLQKDIADNRTMITKQDDVRETVEWEEEMVTTIMAETKKTLARARRLKEIELAEVKQLALEEMRMRSAAWPTKQNGWAESDVQDAIEMQEKRYREGDRKKRELANRRIEHVKIGNQLWEEEICRRRERLEQDLQSEMNRREREKKLLTEYVDLRGQIQMKNAKQFREQLDKQCNDKRITLLANRQADIDRHKAFERQWHREDEEFLEYAKNVIEKKKLVGNPVMPLLKTMKDYLEKNNLCMDKDNKISKKTPKGPIYTSRIIHHIK, encoded by the exons ATGGAAATTGTTTATGTCGGACACCGAAATCCTAGTAATCGTGCGCTTTTAATATCCAACAAAGAATGGAAAAGATTAggaaaaattttaacaaaaaaaatggacGAGGAGGAATCGGTAGAGGCCAGCAAACGACTGAAAGAAATGCGTCGAGAAACGTCAAAAAAAATGGTAGATGGTTGGGACAACACAGAACTG AACAAAACCAAAAAACTTTTGGAACAAAAACGAAAGGCACTTTCTGAATTGGAAGTTAAACGGCAGCAGAGGGATGAGGAGATGAAGAGAGAAGCACTAGACGCTAGGAACAGGATCATCGAGAAAGCgtgcaaattaaaatttgaagaaaGAGATGCGACGAAAACATTCTATAGAGCTTTGCTACATTCTGaa GTGTTTAAAGAGAGGGCTATACAACTTAAGTTTAACGCGGCTGAGAGAGAGAAAAGGATGCGTAAGGATTTCGAGACGGCTCAAGAACAAAATAAGGAAGCGGAACGGTACAGAAAACACCGAGCggacgaaaaacaaaaaagcagtgaactaaaaaaatcaaaagccaaaattttgttaaaaga GCTGAAGGATCGTGGGGATAAGAGAAACGAAGAACAGATTGCGTCCCGGGAGTCTGGTAAGGtagaattacaaaaaatcgCCGAAGAAATCGAGGAAGCTCGAGAAAAGGCCGCTGCCGAG GCACGGGTAGCGAAGGAAAAATTGCAAAAGGATATAGCGGACAACCGCACAATGATAACCAAACAAGACGACGTCCGCGAGACGGTAGAATGGGAAGAGGAAATGGTCACTACCATCATGGCAGAGACAAAAAAGACTTTAGCTAGAGCGCGGAGACTAAAAGAAATAGaa TTGGCAGAAGTTAAACAATTGGCGCTAGAGGAGATGAGGATGAGATCGGCAGCTTGGCCAACAAAGCAAAATGGGTGGGCAGAATCTGACGTGCAGGACGCCATAGAAATGCAGGAAAAACG GTATCGAGAAGGTGATCGCAAAAAGAGAGAGCTGGCCAATAGGAGAATAGAACATGTAAAGATCGGCAACCAACTATGGGAAGAGGAGATCTGTAGGCGACGAGAGCGATTGGAACAGGACCTTCAATCTGAGATGAACAGACGCGAGCGCGAAAAAAAGTTGTTGACTGAGTATGTAGACCTGCGTGGGcaaatacaaatgaaaaacGCTAAACAGTTTCGGGAACAGCTCGATAAACAATGT AATGATAAAAGGATCACATTATTGGCCAATAGACAGGCTGATATAGATCGTCACAAAGCATTTGAACGCCAATGGCACAGAGAAGATGAAGAATTCCTCGAGTATGCTAAAAATGTGATTGAGAAAAAGAAATTAGTTGGCAATCCAGTCATGCCACtactaaaaacaatgaaa gattatctagaaaaaaataacttgtgCATGGATAAAGACAATAAGATATCAAAAAAAACTCCAAAAGGTCCAATCTATACATCAAGAATCATAcaccatattaaataa